One window of the Tetragenococcus koreensis genome contains the following:
- the hemW gene encoding radical SAM family heme chaperone HemW: MQKERQNTSCYIHIPFCEHICFYCNFNKVFLKGQPVDEYIQGLLKEIQLTLNTHPTDTSETIYIGGGTPTSLSASQLDVLLSGITQLLPVATTKEFTIEANPGDLTQEKLDVIKNYGINRLSMGVQTFNDRLLRKIGRKHTAADVYETLKLIEKNQIDNVSIDLIYALPGQSFEDFRNTLQKAIAFDLPHYAMYSLILENKTMFMNWVRRGRIELPEQEEEAKMFELAIEEMEKAGFSHYEVSNFAKKGCESKHNLVYWNNEHYYGFGAGASGYLGQSRYKNFGPIQHYLQPLRENQLPVIETENLTIQNQMEEELFLGLRKQEGVSLTHFREKFNQELTALYRQVLPGLFAEQLLTCENNHLKLTKKGLFLGNEVFEKFLLT, from the coding sequence ATGCAAAAAGAACGGCAAAATACGTCCTGTTACATCCATATTCCTTTTTGCGAACATATTTGCTTTTATTGCAACTTTAATAAAGTATTCTTAAAAGGGCAACCTGTCGATGAATATATTCAAGGGTTATTAAAGGAAATACAGCTAACACTTAATACACATCCCACCGATACTAGTGAAACAATCTATATTGGCGGTGGCACACCAACTTCTTTATCTGCCAGCCAGTTAGATGTTTTGCTTAGCGGTATTACGCAATTACTCCCAGTTGCAACCACCAAGGAATTTACCATTGAAGCTAATCCCGGCGATTTAACACAAGAAAAACTTGACGTCATCAAAAACTACGGTATTAATCGACTTTCAATGGGCGTACAAACATTTAATGACCGCCTTTTAAGAAAAATTGGGCGCAAGCATACAGCTGCAGACGTGTATGAAACCTTAAAATTAATCGAAAAAAATCAAATTGATAATGTTTCAATTGATTTAATCTATGCGCTACCCGGACAAAGCTTTGAGGATTTCCGTAATACTTTGCAAAAAGCCATCGCATTCGATTTACCGCATTACGCTATGTATTCATTAATTTTAGAAAATAAAACCATGTTTATGAATTGGGTTCGTAGAGGGCGAATTGAACTGCCCGAACAAGAAGAGGAAGCAAAAATGTTTGAGCTAGCCATCGAAGAGATGGAAAAAGCGGGTTTTTCTCATTATGAAGTGAGTAACTTTGCAAAAAAAGGTTGTGAATCAAAGCACAATTTAGTTTATTGGAATAATGAGCATTATTATGGCTTTGGCGCTGGAGCAAGCGGTTATTTAGGTCAATCGCGCTATAAAAACTTCGGCCCCATCCAACATTATTTACAACCCTTACGTGAGAATCAACTACCTGTTATTGAAACAGAAAATCTCACAATACAAAATCAAATGGAAGAAGAATTATTTTTAGGTTTGCGAAAACAAGAAGGAGTTTCCTTAACTCACTTTAGAGAAAAATTTAACCAAGAACTTACCGCATTATATCGTCAAGTTCTGCCCGGCTTATTTGCTGAGCAACTATTGACCTGTGAAAACAACCATCTTAAGTTAACCAAAAAGGGCTTGTTTTTAGGTAATGAAGTATTTGAAAAATTCTTGTTAACTTAA
- the grpE gene encoding nucleotide exchange factor GrpE translates to MSDKEKKAEEVEEAFSAETNENESTEANETVEEIDNENVQPVSEVEDLKAQLNEMEDKYLRASAEVTNMNNRFRNERQMLQKYRSQDLGKKLLPALDNLERALATEVEGEQNESLKKGVEMTLESLRFAMQEEGIEEIPAQGATFDPTLHQAVQTVPATEEHTAETVVQVLQKGYKLYDRVLRASMVVVAQ, encoded by the coding sequence TTGTCTGATAAAGAAAAGAAGGCAGAAGAAGTAGAAGAAGCATTTTCTGCTGAAACCAACGAAAATGAATCAACTGAAGCTAATGAAACAGTTGAAGAAATTGATAACGAAAATGTTCAGCCTGTTTCTGAAGTTGAGGATTTAAAAGCTCAACTTAATGAAATGGAAGATAAATACCTTCGTGCTTCGGCCGAAGTTACTAATATGAACAATCGTTTTCGTAATGAAAGACAGATGTTACAGAAGTATCGTTCACAGGATTTAGGAAAGAAACTATTACCTGCACTTGATAACTTGGAACGCGCACTAGCAACTGAAGTCGAAGGCGAGCAAAATGAAAGTTTGAAAAAGGGCGTAGAAATGACCTTAGAAAGTTTACGTTTTGCTATGCAAGAAGAAGGAATTGAAGAAATTCCTGCACAAGGAGCAACGTTTGATCCTACACTGCATCAAGCAGTACAAACTGTTCCTGCGACAGAAGAACACACGGCAGAAACCGTGGTACAAGTATTGCAAAAAGGCTATAAACTTTATGACCGCGTACTTCGGGCCAGTATGGTAGTTGTCGCACAATAA
- the hrcA gene encoding heat-inducible transcriptional repressor HrcA, protein MLTQRQDDILHLIIHNYTNLGKPVGSKTLMEEGIAASSATIRNEMKTLEEYGLLIKTHSSSGRTPSLNGYRYYVDHLLEPERLKESEVNVIRQSLGKDFHEINDIIEQSAKILSRLTSYTALSIGPDVKNRRLTGFKMIPLNNRQVIAIIVTDKGNVENQVFSIPKSIESEDLEKIVRIINDKLIGEPLLTVYQRLRTEIPMILHKYFQTTEGILDLFNSMLGEAFEEKIFVGGQMNLLNSDQIQDIDQFKAMYLFMENSEQLNGLLSAKDQPIQVRIGSELGNDLLSGMSLMQANYEIQGHGSGTIALLGSASMPYSKMFSLLDVFRQELAVTLDDYYRSIDSFG, encoded by the coding sequence TTGTTGACGCAAAGACAAGATGATATCTTGCATCTGATTATTCATAATTATACAAATTTAGGAAAGCCAGTCGGATCTAAAACCCTGATGGAAGAAGGGATCGCAGCTAGTTCAGCCACGATTAGAAACGAAATGAAGACCCTCGAAGAATATGGGCTTTTGATAAAAACACATTCTTCTTCAGGACGTACCCCTTCATTAAACGGCTATCGTTATTATGTTGACCATCTTTTAGAACCAGAAAGACTAAAGGAAAGCGAAGTAAATGTTATTCGTCAGTCCTTAGGAAAAGATTTTCATGAGATCAATGATATTATTGAACAATCAGCCAAAATTCTTTCCCGACTGACTAGCTATACGGCGCTATCTATTGGTCCGGATGTAAAAAATAGAAGGTTGACAGGTTTTAAGATGATTCCGTTAAATAATCGGCAAGTGATCGCAATCATTGTAACTGATAAAGGCAATGTTGAAAACCAAGTCTTTTCGATCCCTAAAAGTATAGAGAGTGAAGATCTTGAAAAAATTGTACGAATCATCAATGATAAATTAATTGGTGAACCTTTACTGACAGTTTACCAACGCTTAAGGACCGAGATTCCAATGATTCTTCATAAATATTTCCAAACCACTGAAGGAATTCTTGATTTATTCAACAGTATGTTGGGGGAAGCTTTTGAAGAAAAGATTTTTGTAGGGGGTCAGATGAATCTTTTAAATTCTGACCAAATTCAAGATATCGATCAATTTAAAGCCATGTATTTATTTATGGAAAATTCGGAACAGTTGAATGGATTATTGAGTGCAAAGGATCAGCCGATCCAAGTACGAATCGGTTCAGAGCTAGGGAACGACTTATTGAGCGGTATGAGCTTGATGCAAGCTAATTATGAGATCCAGGGTCATGGCAGTGGTACAATCGCATTATTAGGTTCGGCTAGTATGCCGTATTCTAAAATGTTTAGTTTACTTGATGTATTTCGTCAAGAATTAGCAGTAACACTGGATGATTATTATCGTTCGATTGATTCATTCGGATAA
- the dnaK gene encoding molecular chaperone DnaK, giving the protein MSKIIGIDLGTTNSAVSVLEGGESKIITNPEGNRTTPSVVSFKNGEIQVGEVAKRQAVTNPDTISSIKRHIGEDGYKVEANGKSYTPQEISAMILQYIKGFSEDYLGEDVAKAVITVPAYFNDSQRQATKDAGKIAGLEVERIVNEPTAAALAYGLDKTEQDEKILVFDLGGGTFDVSILELGDGVFDVLSTAGDNKLGGDDFDDKIIDYMVSEFKKENGIDLSKDKMALQRLRDAAEKAKKDLSGVSSTQISLPFITAGEDGPLHLEMNMTRAKFDELTSSLVDRTKEPVRQALKDAGLSQSDVDQVILVGGSTRIPSVVEAVRKETGKEPNKSVNPDEVVAMGAAIQGGVISGDVKDVVLLDVTPLSLGIETMGGVFTKLIDRNTTIPTSKSQVFSTAADNQPAVDIHVLQGERPMAADNKTLGRFQLTDIPAAPRGVPQIEVSFDIDKNGIVNVSAKDLGTQKEQKITIQSSSGLSDDEIDRMVKDAEANAEADEERKEEADLRNDVETLLFTVDKTLSELDGKVDEEEVKKAETARDELKAAVEADDIEEMKTKRDALNEIVQNLSVKMYEQAAQEQQGEQGSDDASNTSSDDDVVDADFEEVDDDDK; this is encoded by the coding sequence ATGAGTAAAATAATTGGTATTGACTTAGGTACAACAAATTCAGCCGTTTCAGTCTTAGAAGGCGGCGAATCAAAAATCATCACAAATCCAGAAGGAAACCGTACAACACCTTCTGTTGTTTCATTTAAAAATGGTGAAATCCAAGTGGGCGAAGTAGCAAAGCGTCAAGCAGTTACTAACCCAGATACTATTTCTTCCATCAAACGTCATATTGGTGAAGATGGTTATAAAGTTGAAGCAAACGGCAAATCTTATACACCACAAGAAATTTCAGCAATGATCTTGCAATACATTAAAGGTTTTTCTGAAGATTATTTAGGTGAAGATGTAGCAAAAGCTGTTATTACAGTTCCAGCTTATTTTAATGACTCTCAACGTCAAGCAACCAAAGATGCTGGTAAGATTGCAGGGCTAGAAGTTGAACGGATTGTCAATGAACCAACTGCAGCTGCTTTGGCTTATGGTTTAGATAAAACTGAACAAGATGAAAAAATCTTAGTATTTGACCTTGGTGGCGGTACTTTTGACGTATCCATCTTAGAATTAGGCGATGGTGTCTTCGATGTATTGTCAACTGCCGGTGATAATAAACTAGGTGGGGACGACTTTGATGACAAAATCATTGACTACATGGTTAGTGAATTCAAGAAAGAAAATGGTATTGATTTAAGCAAAGATAAAATGGCTTTACAACGTTTAAGAGATGCTGCTGAAAAAGCTAAGAAAGACTTATCAGGTGTTTCAAGTACACAAATCAGCTTACCATTTATCACAGCAGGCGAAGATGGCCCACTTCACTTAGAAATGAACATGACACGTGCTAAATTTGATGAATTGACTAGCAGTTTAGTTGATCGCACTAAAGAACCAGTACGTCAAGCCTTGAAGGATGCTGGACTATCTCAATCTGATGTAGACCAAGTGATCTTGGTTGGTGGTTCGACTCGTATTCCTTCTGTTGTTGAAGCAGTACGTAAAGAAACAGGTAAAGAACCAAACAAATCTGTAAACCCAGATGAAGTTGTTGCAATGGGTGCAGCTATCCAAGGCGGTGTTATTAGCGGGGACGTTAAAGATGTTGTCCTACTTGATGTAACGCCTCTATCATTGGGAATTGAAACAATGGGCGGTGTATTTACTAAGTTAATTGATCGTAATACTACGATCCCAACTAGCAAATCGCAAGTATTCTCAACCGCAGCTGATAATCAACCTGCCGTAGATATTCACGTATTACAAGGTGAACGTCCAATGGCAGCTGATAACAAGACATTGGGACGTTTCCAATTGACAGATATTCCGGCTGCTCCACGAGGTGTGCCACAAATTGAAGTTTCATTTGATATCGATAAAAACGGTATTGTAAATGTCTCTGCTAAAGACTTAGGCACACAAAAAGAACAAAAAATTACCATTCAATCTTCTTCAGGTCTATCAGATGATGAAATTGATCGCATGGTTAAAGATGCTGAAGCAAATGCTGAAGCTGACGAAGAACGTAAGGAAGAGGCTGACCTACGTAACGATGTAGAAACATTGTTATTCACTGTAGACAAAACATTGAGTGAACTTGACGGTAAAGTTGATGAAGAAGAAGTCAAAAAAGCTGAAACAGCACGCGATGAACTAAAAGCTGCAGTAGAAGCTGATGATATAGAAGAAATGAAAACTAAACGTGATGCATTGAATGAAATTGTACAAAACTTGAGTGTTAAGATGTACGAACAAGCAGCACAAGAACAACAAGGAGAACAAGGTTCAGATGATGCTTCTAATACTTCCAGTGATGATGACGTAGTGGATGCAGATTTTGAAGAAGTAGATGATGACGATAAATAA